The following proteins are co-located in the Phragmites australis chromosome 10, lpPhrAust1.1, whole genome shotgun sequence genome:
- the LOC133883194 gene encoding uncharacterized protein LOC133883194 isoform X2 codes for MPHTIQSRSSATFKRKILKDLCNTSIKVEGGVVAAKMNSDDLKKWLPYWLFVAVSVIALTNRLLPDGRDDADPKGQLISPELAMFAVLLCAICLVLRTVKQTM; via the exons acgattcagtccaggagttcggcaactttcaagaggaagattttgaaggacctgtgcaacacttcaataaag GTTGAAGGGGGCGTAGTTGCTGCCAAGATGAATTCTGATGACCTGAAAAAGTGGCTGCCGTACTGGCTTTTCGTGGCTGTTTCGGTGATAGCTCTGACCAACCGTCTGCTCCCTGACGGACGAGACGACGCCGACCCAAAGGGCCAGCTTATCTCTCCGGAGCTAGCCATGTTCGCAGTGCTCCTTTGTGCCAtctgcctcgtgcttcgcaCCGTGAAGCAGACGATGTGA
- the LOC133883194 gene encoding uncharacterized protein LOC133883194 isoform X3, translated as MAKGMVDMEKQAFDDGMDAHEPVEGGVVAAKMNSDDLKKWLPYWLFVAVSVIALTNRLLPDGRDDADPKGQLISPELAMFAVLLCAICLVLRTVKQTM; from the exons atg GCGAAGGGCATGGTGGACATGGAGAAGCAGGCGTTCGACGACGGGATGGACGCTCATGAGCCG GTTGAAGGGGGCGTAGTTGCTGCCAAGATGAATTCTGATGACCTGAAAAAGTGGCTGCCGTACTGGCTTTTCGTGGCTGTTTCGGTGATAGCTCTGACCAACCGTCTGCTCCCTGACGGACGAGACGACGCCGACCCAAAGGGCCAGCTTATCTCTCCGGAGCTAGCCATGTTCGCAGTGCTCCTTTGTGCCAtctgcctcgtgcttcgcaCCGTGAAGCAGACGATGTGA
- the LOC133883194 gene encoding uncharacterized protein LOC133883194 isoform X1: protein MAKGMVDMEKQAFDDGMDAHEPTIQSRSSATFKRKILKDLCNTSIKVEGGVVAAKMNSDDLKKWLPYWLFVAVSVIALTNRLLPDGRDDADPKGQLISPELAMFAVLLCAICLVLRTVKQTM, encoded by the exons atg GCGAAGGGCATGGTGGACATGGAGAAGCAGGCGTTCGACGACGGGATGGACGCTCATGAGCCG acgattcagtccaggagttcggcaactttcaagaggaagattttgaaggacctgtgcaacacttcaataaag GTTGAAGGGGGCGTAGTTGCTGCCAAGATGAATTCTGATGACCTGAAAAAGTGGCTGCCGTACTGGCTTTTCGTGGCTGTTTCGGTGATAGCTCTGACCAACCGTCTGCTCCCTGACGGACGAGACGACGCCGACCCAAAGGGCCAGCTTATCTCTCCGGAGCTAGCCATGTTCGCAGTGCTCCTTTGTGCCAtctgcctcgtgcttcgcaCCGTGAAGCAGACGATGTGA